ttattctttacaaataaaacatgaaCAGCAATGGTGAGTATTAGATtggtataataaaactttattaatatacaCAGATCAAGCCAAAGGAAAACCTAACAGCAAACTGCCGAGAATTGTTCGCCAACCAGTGCAGTccaaattttataaaagtattgaacATATGAAGAGCTTCCACGACCAGACCGGTAagtaaagatttaaataaatgtatttaaaacgaCTTCATCGAGTTTCGAACATTCACCAACGGAGACGAAGccaatgtatattatatttttttaagaatgtcACTTATTATTGTGTagctatataagtatatagcaCTTTACTATAATTTTGCAGGTAGATATGTGTATGCATATACATAGGTGTTACTATTATGTATTTACGTATATCATTCGGATCTTATTTTAGGAGATTCATCACCCGGATCAAGCAGAATGGGCGGTTTtccaatgaaaatgaaaaaagatGACTCAAGTTAGTAGctaatgtttcattttatacaATTACCATTGATATTGGCTAGTAGGTTGTAGTACCATATTATGTAATTCTTCATCATCTATTTATTAGTAAACAGATTTATACAGAAACGTTCTAACAAAAAATTTTACTTGGAAACAGCAGAAAAATCAAAACCGAGTCTTATACCGCGTCGGAAATGCAATAGAGATGAAAATTGCGAAGTGCCGAAAAAAACTGACACTCCAAACAACCAGTTCATTCCTGAATGTAGAAATGTTCAGAGAGTTCAAATGTTGATTAATCAAGGTATAGTAAAACGCTAGTAACGCTAGCAGTAATAGACCCTAATTTTAGATAGAGACGCTACCTACTTCTTTGCCTTTACCAGGCGAGCGATACCACGGCAAAGTTATTGTATTAACATTGAAGTGTTGGTATTTATTAATTGCCTGATGATAAACAATCACTAGCACTTGTAGAACAACAAATCTAAGATTTATTTGCCGATCCCCgatgtagaaaatattttaaattatagcagCTATAGCATAATCTATCTTCCCAAATGGATTGGACATCTGAAATTCTCTCCTATGAGATTATACATCCGTAGACGTCGTAAACATCATCATAAGATAATTTTTGTAAATGGGTTAGGAGGTCTTAAAATTTAGATCTTTAAAGTCGGAAAGGAATTGAGCTCGAAACCTTTTGCTtggcagtcgcaattgcaaaTACCCAATCAGCGAGAGACccaatttttaactttaacgtTCCGTATCATAAGTCTTTTCTGAAATCGATTTTAGTAGTACTTGTCCTAAATTCGATTAGCAAAAACAATCGTTTACACTTTTCTCGATTTGATTTACAGAATTCTGCCCAGAGGATCGCGTACCTCCACCGGCGTCGGTACAATCAACGAGACCTATTCCAACTCTGGGACAGATTTATGGCCGAATCAATATGATAGATAGTGACCGACTGAACGgtaaacaaaatgaattattgtaCTGTCCCGAATTACATTAAATGTCCAAATTAGTTTACAAGAAGACTTTCAGTTATAAAATACTCTAGGTTTACTCTTTGAGGTAGAATATGTATCTGCTAAGCAGGTTTCGAGCTTGATTCCAAATCGATTGAGAATTTCAATTTCGAAATTCATACACCTATTCAAActttagtacccttagtacgagtttgttttacgttgaacaagaTCGAGACGAAACCGcgttaggcgctctgattggccagctcgaatgaaccaaccaatcagagcgccaaatactttctcgtttcgatctcgttcaacgtaaaacaaacttatactaagggtacagatcaaacttaataaataatagacaaCTTGATAAAAGCAaacttactaataatatttttccttcaTTAGATTGGTTCATGGAATTTACTCCAACGAATACAACAGCATCAATGCCTGTACCTGAAAGTACACCTATTGAGGACGATGGAGGTTCAAGTACCGGTAAGTAAATAGGAAGAGATTCATCAGTCAGTCATCAGTCaggcaaaaatataaaactaagcaCAATTCCATGCACTTAATCATTAAAAGTGTCattaattgggtagtttcctagatcaaaaatatattattttgacttttcaataaaatacacaattctaaaataaataatcgtactttcgtCGTAAACGCATCTTCTGATCtatttaaggattttttaaGAGATATGTAttctatttgacgcaaaaaatttgaatttgatataatattatatctttttaCACAGTTGCATCACCAGCAAATTATCATCAACAAGAGTTTGGGAAGACCACCACGATACTGGATAGAAAGAACatcttaattaatgaaattcaaGCTACCAATGAAAATGTCAGTGTGTGGCTTGCTTCTGATGTCGAGTTTCCAACGGATACTGAATCAGGTATTCTTTTATATacattattagtatagatatgttaGTATTCGTTATTCTACAAAGTGGATATATGCTATACTTTGTATCTGGTATTTGAATCCAGGACCAGAATGAATATGGCAGGTGAAAACAGTaactgttaaaaaaaatattcctcaAACTTGTATAAGTTAATATCAAACTTTGATATTTCAGGATACAAAACAATGAGCAGCAAAAATGCCGAAAAATCTGCAGTACTGACAGTGTCTGAATGCACGACGGAGAAGTCAAACAAAACGTTCACTCTAGGCGTTTTGCAAGACAAAAGCAATAGTTTGTGTGCAACGACGAAGCCAGAATCGGAGTGCAGTAATGGTTAGATGCTACTtcttagtaattatttattggatACTAGCAACCTTCTTAGGCGGTAAGCTTTTTAAGGTAGAAAATCATCTTATGACTTATCCTgtcttgtgcgaggcgagagggagtatcaaacacttactgactaaaaccaccccgttctcaCTCCTGCGTTTCGAGCAAAAgtcccgataaacccgctatgtagtccgcagctccggatcgggcatcagccctattgggccccatttGTGATGGTCTGATGTCACGCGCAGAACGTGATGCACCATTTgcacgggtctgattctggtcgggcggcgggctacccttgctcaccgtccgcataCCCTCACTTGCGGTGGCCGAAGACCGTCACGCGATCTCCaatgcccggagtgtctctcgcgacggctggggcatGAGGAGGTTCGTCCCCTCACgtgtcccgcctcctccttagctagcatgactgcttcgcagaaggaggagacagcaccccagtccccctcgctccacACCATGGCCCGAACCAACGCCGGACGCGAGAGatcaccgtcgccgaccacatccctgaggtcACGGCGTTGCTCAGCCCATGCaaggcacaccgccaccgtaggctccaccgtgtcctccgggcggtcatcgcagtgatgacactcaggcgtttcctcccgcccaatcagaaactagaacctaccgaagctcccATTTCTGGTAAGGTTCCAAACACCGCCGTGCCGGagccgatccggagctgtgcTCATTAAGTGTGTTTAACCTTAATATATGTTATCTTTTCTCCAGAACGCTTATTTTCTCTTGCGGCACCCTTTATTCATTTCTAATGCCATTTAACTAAAgactatattttttgtacacAGATGAATCACCAACAAGTTATCATCAACAAGAGTTTGGGAAGACCACCGTGGTACTGGATACTAAGAACATCGTAATGAATGAAATTCAAACTACCAATGAAAATGTTACCGTGTGGCTTGCTTCTGATGTCGAGTATCCTACAAGGGATAAGGAATCAGGTATTCTTTAGCATAGATATTTTGGTAAAAGTTTTCTGCAATGTGAGTATGTATAtaccttatataaaaaaattatctattacTTTTCCATtacctgacggactaaatagatttttcattttcatacacCGTCATCATTACACCGTTAAAAAGTATTATGATATTTCAGGATACAAAACAATGAGCANNNNNNNNNNNNNNNNNNNNNNNNNNNNNNNNNNNNNNNNNNNNNNNNNNNNNNNNNNNNNNNNNNNNNNNNNNNNNNNNNNNNNNNNNNNNNNNNNNNNAAAGCAAGCCATGTAGGTACGCACCTAtatctataggtacctatacctaccctgtataacttctaattaaataatagtccGGATACAAGATTCAATTGTTTCAAATAGTTCGTAACGACCTTGCGTCCACGTTTTGTGATCACATGTCTCTTCAAAGACAACCTTGGGCTTACACAATctattaacttttaatataCGCTTTGATCCCGAGTCCCCACTGTTCGGGATAATATTGTCGAAGTTGACAAGGAGCTCACGTGGATCGAAGATGGATTTGTTTCCGTGGTATTATGATATGAGGAAAGCGGGTCTGATAACGTGAAGTTGGATTGAGGTGTGGGAAATTAGTTAAAAGATTGTTTCtcaaagaaaacaatttcaatgaaatacagcctttttttgagggtaaaaaattatctaatgacttctctcgccagggcgaggcgagagggagtgtcagtactggctaaaaaccaccccgttcctacacctgtttgtcgagcctgagccccgctaaaccagctaggtagtctgcaactcCAGATTAAGCAtcggccctactgggccccatctgtaaaTCAAGAACAAGAACTGCTGGAACAAAAAGCAACTACATAAACTTACAAGCAATGGATCTTGGGTCCGATTCCCGGATCATCTATGCCTTATCTCTAAACTACAAGAAAAGGTCTAAAAGTCACATTTCACTCAATAACAATCTTTAACTCTTCCTTGTTACAGTTATAATTCCAACGACGGTTTCGGCCGCGTTGCTGGCGAGCAGCTCAACTTCGCCGCGCCTTCGGAAGACGAGGCCGAGTATCCGCCCGGCGCCTACTTGAAGAAGGGGAAGGTCTCGAGGGCAAGTCATACTGAATATGCCcgatttttatactttttttgtatCTGTTTGATGTAAAGTTGTAGAGGGCAGACCCCTGTTTGTGTTAGAGTAGATAGATGTCCCGGTCAATGCATGCTATTTGTTAAAGATGCCTGCATATCATGCTTCTGCAATCTGTCTCTAATTGcagtagaatattttttggagaaattaaaaaatgtgcaGTAGCTGATCTGCTGGCGTCTGTGATTCTATAACCAAGctacattcaaataaaatattatgttggaAGTGCCACCCAAGATGCTTATTATCAAATTGATTGTACAGCAAGACCCGATGTCGCACCGGATCATAGAGAAGCGCCGCAGGGACCGAATGAACAACTGCCTGGCAGACCTGTCGCGGCTCATACCGCCCGAGTACCTGAAGAAGGGCCGCGGCAGGGTCGAGAAGACAGAGATCATCGAGATGGCCATCCGCCATCTGAAGTACCTGCAGGAACGCGCGAACGGTTCGTACGGAAAGCGCGCTTATTTGGTAAAATCAGTTAGTTATAATTGGAAAACAACAGGAAAGGTACTTTTGGATTGAACTCCAACTCGTCAGATCTTTGATTCTGTTCTGTGAATGATGAAAAAAGTTGTACGTATTTATATGCTATCTCCAACTTCCAATGTTTGACCCAACGTTGGCCACATTCGGCGCTATGCTACTTCTATTTTCTAACATTTGACGTCATAGATAGGAATTGATCGATCTAATTGGTTGGAGTGTTTgaaatttaatacaaattgtaTACGGGCTTGGTTTTGCGAAGGACCGAAACGGCAAAGAAATGTCGCAGATCCAAGCCctagttgtttttattattttatttttcaattatttctaaCATAGTCTTGTATTTACCGAGGTACACAACTATTCCAGTTTAACATTAAGCCGTACATTAAAATGAGAgtcaaaaacatattatactCTGACTCTTGTTGCTGCCTGGTGAATACAAGACTCTTTATATTTCACTTACAAACAACAAATGAGTATTTAAATCATTTCTTGTTTCCCCACACCCGAAATCTTTGGTTGTACAGTACTCACTGGAAGTCtgcaaagtaaaattaaaattcttttacaaaatccgaaatattccgattttttaaaatcaatcTCGTTAGGAAACGTAGGTTACCGGTTAAACTTCTTACGACATGGTTTTCTTCAGAAGCTTTCAAATGTTTTAAGATTGATGTCAGAATACCAAGGAAATAAACAAACTAGATATAAAAATCCTTTAAAATAGATAACCTAAAATCGTATTCCTGCATGATCTCTGAATATTTAAAGTTCACTCGTCAAACAAGAGCATTGTGTGAGCATCTTACAAACACAAACAGGAAAATTCTGTTTTGtgacctaaaaaaatataaatcataacTAATATCTGGAtaaatattcacttatttaGTAGGGCATCAACGGCGACATAATTCttaacagtaataaataaaacccgACTTTAAATCGATAACTAAATTCGAAAAGTATTAGAAGGTTTCCACCATACCTTACCAACGAAAATTTTAGTAACATTGAGCCagtttaaactttataaaaataatatactctACATTCATAGGCTGACAATCGGGACATACTTTAATTTCTTAGGCATTTAAAGCTAATTGACATAAAGTTTTTTGTATCACGTTCAAAACcaaagtttaaacaaacaaaacttgtTCATTAGTGTAGTCACGTGTCGTTTTGCGTCATCGCTTAATAATAATAGCTACGCATATCATTTGTATTTCAAGTTACCATGAATTAATCAACTTTAAACAAGTGAAagcaaattataaacaattctATTAACAAGGCAAAGCTTCCGCAAGGTCTTACAGTAGGAAATCTGACTCAAAAGttttcaaaaactattttaattgatGCCCGATGATTTCTCATCACATTTCATTCTTCGCACATAAACCATAACTACATTGGaagatacaaaattaatataacaattaacAAAGCATATATTTCAAAGCACAATTAAATATGAATGCTCATAAATTTACAGAAAGAATATTGCAAATGGTTTAtgtccgaatcacaaaaatcaTAACCACCTCTTCATTAAAAGTTCCATTGGACTCAAAAGTCACCTCACCAATCACCATTAAGGTTTAACGAAACACGCTCATTACCTAATTAACACTGAAGAACGCTAATGTTGTTGGGAGTTCCCGCCGGAAGATGTTCCATCTTCGCGTGGGGTTCTGTTGTAGCTGCGGACCGAGGACTGGGCGAGGAGCACTTCAGGGCTGGGTACCAGGACGCGGTGGCCGAGGTCATGCGCTTCCTAGTC
This Spodoptera frugiperda isolate SF20-4 chromosome 20, AGI-APGP_CSIRO_Sfru_2.0, whole genome shotgun sequence DNA region includes the following protein-coding sequences:
- the LOC126911964 gene encoding uncharacterized protein LOC126911964 gives rise to the protein MESNVQNDESANEMFKIADFGQNLRINVSSSKQKLANDQAKGKPNSKLPRIVRQPVQSKFYKSIEHMKSFHDQTGDSSPGSSRMGGFPMKMKKDDSTEKSKPSLIPRRKCNRDENCEVPKKTDTPNNQFIPECRNVQRVQMLINQEFCPEDRVPPPASVQSTRPIPTLGQIYGRINMIDSDRLNDWFMEFTPTNTTASMPVPESTPIEDDGGSSTVASPANYHQQEFGKTTTILDRKNILINEIQATNENVSVWLASDVEFPTDTESGYKTMSSKNAEKSAVLTVSECTTEKSNKTFTLGVLQDKSNSLCATTKPESECSNDESPTSYHQQEFGKTTVVLDTKNIVMNEIQTTNENVTVWLASDVEYPTRDKESGYKTMIPTVRDNIVEVDKELTWIEDGFVSVVL